The Kwoniella dendrophila CBS 6074 chromosome 1, complete sequence genome contains a region encoding:
- a CDS encoding AMP deaminase, which translates to MTGSPNQPDFQSGEDSSAPSPLPIPARYPHQHQDLEDNAHVHSSPAFDYHEERRLHLKDEIWLSHHLPRLPPSSVSEAGSSISKTGTGVGDFSTSYNRQGMSPGQFISDLQTSPLNQTRAIPSTSPGEIDLGTKGKNLEKGGQGMAMRSSSPSNQEKQGQDEGEPENDYSSRFGRQHYENGSSMLSPSGPEDGDLDPAPTLIHRRERDKQEELDLEEEARERELDAALLGALNIGGKKDRPDAMNIPSQSQPEQGIGSELEQLYASFARCLDLRDKYLELSNQRLGDNPKDHDGTFHGFTPKSSGDVMGLKAEVQQDTCEGSSAAENDELPTWNIYPPPPPPHWRWKPSNEGVMPEPTSSDGTTQDTAASSSQQPQSFKVEDCVIQEEDKQHVFHLNDEGVFTVYLEDRPEVSENNNNKPKVEFDIKGKTPLSRVPNLKEYFTDLDYLLGVCSDGPAKSFAFRRLKYLSSKWSLYCLLNEYQELADMKAVPHRDFYNVRKVDTHIHHSASMNQKHLLRFIKSKLKRNPNEIVIHRDGKDLTLKEVFESLNLTAYDLSIDTLDMHAHQEFHRFDRFNDRYNPTGSSRLREIFLKTDNLLKGKYLAELTQELIADLEQSKYQVSEWRLSIYGRNVNEWDKLAKWVVNNKLVSHNVRWLIQVPRLYEVYKGSGLVNNFEDVVRNVFQPLFEVTKDPSSHPELHIFLQRVVGFDSVDDESKPERRLYRKFPTAKMWDTNQSPPYSYWIYYMYANMASLNAWRRSRGFNTFVLRPHCGEAGDPDHLSSAFLTAHSISHGILLRKVPALQYLFYLKQIGLAMSPLSNNALFLTYERNPFKDYFKVGLNVSLSTDDPLQFHFTASHLLEEYSCAAQIYKLTPADMCELARNSVLQSGWEMQVKKHWIGHKWYLPGAAGNDIHKTNVPTIRLAYRHSTLLEELALIRHGQHSPSATPTHLKQSSSSQLPEQPQPQTQPSLTRSPNSSTVHEKSRSTITNRPGMTSHPSDVAAAAMSMTNSSVYGQGENHTIAPHSVGSVGTLDERSRKKSMNQINQDQDNKIHAARR; encoded by the exons ATGACAGGTTCACCTAATCAACCAGATTTCCAATCTGGAGAAGACTCATCTGcgccttcacctttacctattCCTGCACGATATCCACACCAACACCAAGACCTCGAGGATAATGCTCATGTCCACTCATCACCTGCCTTTGATTATCATGAAGAGAGAAGATTACActtaaaagatgaaatatgGTTATCACATCATTTACCTAGacttccaccttcttctgtTTCCGAAGCAGGTTCATCAATCAGTAAGACCGGTACAGGTGTTGGAGATTTCAGTACAAGTTATAATAGACAAGGAATGTCACCTGGACAGTTTATATCAGATCTACAGACTTCTCCATTGAATCAAACTAGAGCTATACCATCTACAAGTCCTGGTGAAATAGATTTAGGgacaaaaggtaaaaatctAGAAAAAGGTGGTCAAGGTATGGCGATGAGATCATCCTCACCAagtaatcaagaaaaacaaggtcaagatgaaggtgaaccaGAGAATGATTATTCATCGAGATTCGGACGTCAACATTATGAGAATGGTTCAAGTATGTTATCGCCCTCAGGacctgaagatggtgatttgGATCCTGCACCTACACTTATAcatagaagagaaagagataaacaGGAAGAActtgatttagaagaagaagctagagaaagagaattgGATGCTGCTTTACTGGGTGCTTTGAACATAGGCGGGAAAAAAGATAGACCAGACGCAATGAACATACCTTCCCAGTCACAACCTG AACAAGGCATCGGAAGTGAGCTTGAACAATTATA TGCTTCCTTCGCTCGATGTCTCGATTTACGTGACAAATACCTCGAACTTTCAAACCAAAGACTCGGTGATAATCCTAAAGATCACGATGGTACATTCCATGgatttacacctaaatcatcaggTGATGTAATGGGACTTAAAGCTGAGGTCCAACAGGATACTTGTGAAGGTTCATCGGcagctgaaaatgatgaattgcCAACTTGGAATATCTATCCcccacctccaccaccacatTGGAGGTGGAAACCTTCCAATGAAGGTGTAATGCCTGAACCAACATCATCTGATGGGACAACTCAAGATACAGctgcatcttcttcacaacaacctcaatcattcaaagttgaagattgtgtaattcaagaagaagataaacaacATGTCTTCCATCTTAACGATGAAGGTGTTTTCACTGTTTACCTTGAAGATCGACCTGAAGTATCggaaaataacaataataagCCAAAAGTAGAATTCGATATTAAAGGCAAAACTCCATTATCAAGAGTGCCAAACTTGAAAGAATACTTCACAGATTTAGATTACTTGTTAGGCGTATGTTCAGATGGTCCGGCAAAATCTTTCGCTTTTAGAAGATTAAAGTATTTATCTAGTAAATGGAGTTTATATTGCTTGTTAAATGAATACCAAGAGTTAGCAGATATGAAAGCTGTTCCTCATAG AGATTTTTATAACGTCAGAAAAGTTGATACTCACATCCATCATTCTGCAAGTATGAATCAAAAACATTTATTGCGATTCATCAAGtctaaattgaaaagaaatccTAAT GAAATTGTCATCCATCGAGATGGTAAAGATCTTACTTTGAAAGAAGTGTTTGAATCACTCAATTTGACTGCATATGATCTTTCTATCGATACTCTCGATATGCATGCTCATCAG GAATTCCACCGATTTGATCGATTCAACGACCGATACAACCCAACTGGCTCTTCACGTTTGAGAGAGATTTTCTTGAAGACTGATAACCTGTTGAAAGGGAAATATCTTGCAGAACTGACtcaag AATTGATTGCCGATCTTGAACAAAGTAAATATCAAGTATCGGAATGGAGATTGTCTATTtatggaag AAATGTGAATGAATGGGACAAACTAGCTAAATGGGTTGTCAACAACAAACTCGTTTCTCACAATGTTCGATGGTTAATTCAAGTGCCACGTTTATACGAGGTATACAAAGGTTCAGGTTTAGTGAACAACTTTGAGGATGTAGTCAGGA ACGTCTTCCAACCATTATTCGAGGTTACCAAAGACCCTTCTTCGCATCCAGAACTACACATCTTCCTCCAACGGGTTGTTGGATTCGATAGCGTAGATGACGAATCGAAACCTGAAAGAAGACTTTACAGGAAATTCCCAACTGCCAAGATGTGGGATACCAATCAAAGTCCTCCTTACAGTTACTG GATTTACTACATGTATGCTAATATGGCATCTTTAAATGCTTGGAGAAGGTCAAGAGGTTTCA ATACATTCGTTCTTCGACCTCATTGTGGAGAAGCAGGTGACCCAGATCACTTATCATCAGCATTCTTGACTGCTCACTCGATCTCGCATGGTATTCTGTTGAGAAAAGTACCTGCTTTACAATATCTTTTCTATCTCAAACAAATCGGTTTAGCCATGAGTCCTTTATCAAACAACGCATTGTTCTTGACTTATGAGAGGAACCCTTTCAAGGATTACTTCAAGGTTGGATTAAATGTATCTTTATCGACTG ATGATCCCTTACAATTCCACTTTACTGCTTCACATCTATTGGAAGAATATTCATGTGCAGCACAAATCTACAAACTTACACCTGCAGATATGTGTGAATTAGCTAGAAATTCAGTATTACAGAGTGGATGGGAAATGCAAGTCAAGAAACATTGGATAGGCCATAAATGGTATTTACCTGGTGCTGCTGGAAACGATATTCATAAG ACCAATGTGCCAACTATTAGATTAGCGTATAGACATTCCACATTGCTTGAAGAGCT TGCCCTGATTCGACATGGACAGCATTCGCCTTCAGCTACACCTACTCACCtaaaacaatcatcatcttcgcaattacctgaacaaccacaaccacaaaCTCAACCTTCATTAACTCGGTCACCTAACTCATCGACTGTACATgagaaatcaagatcaactatAACCAACAGACCAGGAATGACAAGTCATCCCTCTGATGTAGCGGCTGCTGCTATGTCAATGACTAATTCAAGTGTCTATGGTCAAGGTGAGAATCATACCATCGCACCTCATTCAGTTGGTTCAGTGGGTACTTTGGAcgaaagaagtagaaaaaaGAGTATGAATCAGAttaatcaagatcaagataataagATTCATGCTGCTCGAAGATAG